The Accipiter gentilis chromosome 4, bAccGen1.1, whole genome shotgun sequence region AAAGACAGTTAACTAGGTTTAAAATTAAACAGGATGCTGGACTTAAACTCAGTGAGGTGAAGAGAATGATGGCAGAGCCCTGGAGCCTTAAACATccatctgttttaaaagaaagcatacaTCAGTAGGAACTTGCATAATTCAGCAGTATTCAGCGTAAGCAACGGTGAGAAGTCTTGCGCACAAGCCCTGCTGTGCCAGGTCAGGAAACCTTCTGGGAGCAGAACCTTCTGTTTGCCACAGCTCCCCCCTCTGCCCTGCGAACGCCTACGTGTTTGCATTAAGAGATGGATGTTCTCACCAGTCAAAATTTAACAGATGACGTTCACAAAATGCTTGGAGGAGCACAGAATCTGTATAGCGATAGGCATGTGAGCAAaagctttaataataataataataatgacatttTCTCTACAGTACTTGGAGTTGCTGGAAGAGGAAGTTGCAACAAAAATAACATATATGAATATTTCATTTCTAGTGTATTCAAATATGCAGAAAGCGCTGAAGCTTCTGAAGACTGAACTGTAAGGGGAAGAAGGAAGCCCCTAAATACTGTGAAGTCTGATCTTCCATCTCTTCTCCACTCATTGAAACTGGTGAAGAGACCATTTAGAGCGATATTTAGTGATGTGTAGTgctggtttatatatatatataaacactaCAGTTTTACATTAGCACTTTTGTACTGggcagcatttttaaaagctggagGCTTTTAATTTAAGGCATACAGAAGAATACTGTATGATCCAACtgtaaaaatgattttttaaaaaataaatccatttcaaGTGTTTACATACAAAGCATTGCAGTGTTACgtgtttttttcccttattatCACCTACCATTATTAGAAGGAGTAAAATCGCACTGTTACTTGAAACCACAGCTTGCAGTTTTACATCTAGGCACTTGGGAAGGAAAagggctgttgtggtttaaccccagctcagccccacacagccgctggctcactcctctccagagggatgggggagagaatcagaagggtaaggGTGAGAaaagttgtgggttgagatgaagacagtttaataggtaaagcaaaagctgcacatgcaagcaaagaaaaataaagaattcattcactgctcctcatcggcaggcaggtgctcagccatctccaggaaagcagggctccatcacgcctaacggtgacttgggaagacaaacaccatcactctgaacatccccacccttccttctccttcccccagctctatacgctgagcatgatgccatatggtctgggatacccctgtggtcagttggggtcagctgtcccggctgtgtcccctcccaacttcttgtgcccccccagcctcctcgctggtggggtgggtgagaagcagaaaaggccttggctctgggtaagcatcagcaataactaaaatatctgttatcaacgctgttttggtcacaaatccaaagcatagcgccatacaagctactatgaagaaaattaactctacccagcCCAACGGAGCCCAGGAAAGCAGCTTTTTATCTCCAGTTTCAGCAGCTAGCTAAGCTCTGCACTTCTCAGCCTGCTTTATctccatttattttcctgtagGACCAACCTATGTCAAGCTCTCATTACCATCCCTTTATCTTTACAGTCAGATAACAAGAAGTGTAAAGAGTACTTAAGACTAGAGGACGGGATTGCTCACAcgtgtggggctttttttgtttctttttttaaactggctgTATTCTGAAGTTGTCTGAGGATCACCTTACCTACttggaagaatttattttttttaaaaagacaaaaactgcTTCCCTTCAAAGATTCCTGCTTACCTCAGAATTCAGTAAAGCCTTGAGATGATTAATAGAAGTGATACTGTATTGAGTATACGGTTAGTTTCATGAATGTGTTACAGCTTGTGATTGCTTATTTACAAGTCCAAAAGGGACAAGAGGAGTCAGAACTAAAAGAAACCCTGCAGCTGAACACCACAGGAGTACACACCACCTTAAAACTTAGACCAAAAGGAGACTTTCCAACCTCAAGTATCTTAAGaagtcagcagcagcaccagtgaAACACTTTGCTCAGGACCATACCTCCATTATCTTCTCAGCTTTTTGGCAATGTCAGCCATTATTACCACTACTACCACTACCAGTCACGATCATAACCATGAGAGGAATACACCTCAGAAGGTAGGGCAGGCAAGAGAAGTAAGGGTTTCCGCTCAGGGGAATTTCTCAGCAAAATTAGAAGCAAGGCACCTGCCAATATGTCTTTGGCAAGCTACGTGAACCCTACCAACCAGAAAATCTCAAGTGGTACCTAGAAAGGGCTCCAGCCATGCAGTTCAGTATTGCTTCAGGAGTTCAGTTAAGATGTTCCTTTCTATTGCAGCATCCTTTAACTGCGAGGAGGAAATTCTTTGCTGCAGAAggtccttcccttcttccttctgaagcagatgggggaaaaaaaggatgcaaTAGGGGCAGAAATATTCTCTAGAAGCAGCTATCATccacaaaaagcaaaagaggCGATTACAGCACTGAGCAGAGGGACAGCACAGAAGGAGGCTGGAGCAATTGGTTATCAGAATCATCTTACCTACTTGACCCAAAGTACACTTGCTAGAGCTGTGTATCCGACATAAAACAAAGGCCGCCCATGCCAtcacattttaaaagtctgtttttatAACTCTACTGAAGTAGCATAATGTTCTTAAGTTGATTTAGTGATGCTATGGCTAATATCCAGCAGATGGATTTAAGGCATATTCTACAAAAGTCTACTAGTCTATGTGCTATAGGTGCAAATATACAAGCTAGTTCAGCCTGCAAgtatgaagaaattaatttttaaaataaattaattttttcactcAAGGCTGTGCTTTTGTAGTTTGCTTTTGACGTTAGCCAAATTTGCAAGAGTCTTAACACATAAATGATCAATTTAATTCTGCTCTTTTCATCCCCTCCTCTAAATACAGATTATTTAGGTTTACAGAGGCATCAAGCCAAGCTGATGTACCTAAAAAAGCCCTTCTCCCATTTCTTTGGAAAACCtgggaaataatttctgaagtatATATGCTCAGTAACTTGAAGTGCATGGGATGGATGGGTTTTCCAGAACCCCACTAGCATTTGGACAATCTTTAAATAATGAGGCCTAAAAATAATACTGCAAGCTAATAATACCAGCAGACTCCTATTCCCATATCAGCTATAGGTTTTAAGGTACATTTTTACAGGTATCAATTCAAGTTAtgcaagctttttctttctgtaatagtTATTTTCATGTGAAAGGAGGCAGATGCTGTATAGCGATATCAGGATGTTAAGACCTGGATTAATTTTCTTACACAGATGCAAAagaattatattattttatagCCAGTTATTTTTATGTGATAAAAATGTGTAGATGCCTTGAAAAAAGTCAAGACAGGTTTCTACACTTTCCAAAATAAcaaattttaagaaagcattttgaCATAGCTAAGGTCAAAAGACAGGTAATGTAAACATTAAGAATGCTCCAAGTTAAATTGTGTTATTTTGATACTCTGGTGCTGTAAATAGCTTCTAGAAAATCTGGCTACAATTAAGCCTCAAGCAGTCAGATGAAAGTTAAAATGCCTTCCtagaaaccaaccaaccaaccaaccaaaaaaaaaaaaaaaatcttttatgacCAAAACTATTTTCTCAAGAGGAAAGacaatgcaatgaacaaacaaaacttcAAAGACAAAACCCACCGAGAATAGgtataaatacttttaaaaaaatgctccaTTTCAAAACATCAGAACAGTACAACGTTTCTTGTACACTGACATGTGAGTCAGACCTCTCCCGAGGAGTCtcttcccccccaaaaccaaagcaagaatCATGTGTTTTACTGCCTCCCCTTAAGAATTAGATTCCGAAAGTGAATCTACACCTCCAATGTGAATTTCAAGGTTtgtgttggttggggttttttaaatcacAATCTTTTAAATCCCCATCTTAAAGAGACAAAGTATTATTTATACGATAGAAAAACTTTAATCAAACCATACGATCCACTGATCTGTCTTTTGACTACTAAAACAAATTCACATGTTATGAGACATAAGAGTTTCTGAAGTGgtaacattttcagtattttctcagtGATGCACATTTACACTCCAATATCACCTACCATATTTATGAAACCAGACCCACCCAAAACTAAGCATTAAAAACAATTAGGAATAAAGTCAAAATTGAAGCAGCAGTGTGATATTATTTTAAGCTTCATACACACTCTCCGTAAGACACCTCCTTTAATTTATTACAGTAATGTACAAAATACGGAGCCTGTCTAGACTAGGAAAATTAACTGTTGCTAAAGACAGCCAGCCGCAAGATAATCACTGTCCTCTTGACACGCATTGAGAATGGCTGGTTAGCTGCTTAAACAGGACAgaactgggggaagaaaaaaaaaagctgcatacattTACGTTATACTTCAGTAGTAGTCTGAAGGCTCTTAAGGTCTTTTAGTACATGAGTGGTCTCTTACACTGAGCGTACAAGTACACGCTTGAAACAGACACCAATACTTCTTGACATACGAAGCAGTAATTCACAGACCAAACACCAGGAGATGGCGCTGACAGCAGACGTTGAAGAATCGGCTACACCTGAAGAGATGAAGTCTTCAGCAAGTTCTTGACATCCCTCTGCGTTCAGGTTCAACTCTTCCCTCGAGACAATTCCTTCTTTACAAGCACTGGGCACATGAAAGTCTGAAAGTGTTCTGAAGGGCATGTATTTCAGCTTCTTTCTGCCTCCTTCGCAGGAGCAAGGAGGCATCTCCCTAGTAAAGGGAGACTAGGGAGACCGTATGAGAACCCGCTTCTGTCTGCCCTCACTGTCTTCCTTTCCATCTCGCTCAGATGCTGTATTCCTTAGCAGATGGCCTTAATActcttccccttttcttcctgcagagcCATCTTTCACACTACAGCAGCTGCCTACCACACCAGAAGCAGCAACTGAATGAAGGAAAGTGCAAGTCTGCAATTCAGTGCGATTAGAAACAAATGGAACATTATGCACCTCAGGTACTTAAATGTCTGATGTTCCAGCTGATGCATCACTTATTACAGGTTGGAAGAGGGGCGATGCTTTCCTTCAGCTCAGACAACACCTACTACATGGATAATGTACTGTTCTAACttctaattctttttaaaaaaaaaaaaaaaaaaaaaaaaaaaaaaacaaactacgggaaaccatctttttttgtgtgtggtttgttttttttttttttttttacttttctttcttccttttttacacACCATTCAATCTCTCATGAAATCAAGACTGTTAGCTGGATGACAGAGGAATATACACTGCAGAGTTATTACAATAATTTTACATCATCTGAAAAAATAGCTGTACAACAACTTTCCAGACATCAAGTTTCTTACGTTAAAGATGACAGACCACTATTGATTCTGATATTGTGCAAGTACCAAACTTCATTCacttgtcaaagaaaaaaaaaaagtttcaagttaATCAGCTGCAGATTACATTCTCCTGGTTTTCTTCATTCATTGTTCTCATAGTGAAGATACCCATTAAAaagtaaagaataatttttattctcAACAAAATTCTAAAGCTACCggaaagccaaaacaaacagGGAAAGGGAGGGGTGAAAGCTACAGTAGTCATTAACATACACTTATGTGCACTACAGAAAATAACATCTTTAGCTTCTATTTTTACCTTAACACGAATGTGGGAGACCATTATTAAGACAAAAAAGTTGACTAGAGTTCATCCTAAAGCCTAATCAAATCATACGGTCCAACCACCCACCatgtatttttatcattttaatgcaaaatcaTGTGAATTTTTGTAATCAATGAAGACAGTAGAAaatacttttgggtttttttggagaagcCAGTAGTGCTATAAAACTCACTGTATAGAGTTCCACATCAATTACCAAACTCTAGCTCAGAGCAGCGGTCTGTCTGCCCAGCTACTCAATGCACCAGTCTACTTCAACGTAGAGATTCTTAGAAGAAAAATAGtaggaaattaaatatgaaaactaCAAATTTCTCATGgaaattaaacttttcttttggGTACATATAGAATCCCTAGTATTAGAGAAATACCAAACTATGGAGAATCAGTATTTTGAAGTAGAGGGTGCAGAGAGAAGATTCAGTCCTTTATAAACTTATCAAAGAAACGCACTAGGGTTTGCACGGGGATCCTTTTGGTTCCTGTATCTATACGTCAGCCAGACTCCCAGGatctgaaaacaaaacccaaagatatTATTAAGCAGAGGGTCTCCACTCCATCTTCCATCAGTTttacaaaatgtgttttaaacatAAAATCCTGACAATGAATTTCCAGTACACAAGTTTAGGATATTTTACTATTGCTAaaaatgcacaaacacacaccagctttcctaattagaaaaaaagaatgcacCTTCTCAGAAAGAATTCATACCTAGCAacagaaagaacaacaaaacaaaaaagccaaaattgTGCCCACAATCCAATGCAAAATATTGTTCATAGGCATGTCTAGCATTAAAttattcctccccctccccagatgATAAACATTCATAAACCTGTTTTTAGTGTAATGATAAACAAATCCTCTAAATTGTTTCACTTTACAGTTACCACTTACCTATAAGGCTATTTTTCTGGTACATTTTAAAATCCTGTCGCTCCCCCCAACCACCTTCCTCCCTCTCCTAGCAGCTTCACATTTTTAGTAGAGAAATTGAGGACAGATGTCAGAGTGATTCTGTTTAAGTCGTTGTATCTCTCTTGTTGCTGTACTATCTACAAACCTTCTGAAAACTGCACTAAGCAGCAAGAGGAGTATTTTCACATGCTTTACAGCGGGGTTATGAAAGACCTGCTCTGAGGGTTTTTATTCACCGATCAATAAAACAAGTATATGTATCATCTGGATACTAAAGCTAAGAGTCAAAGACCTTTTTAACctgatatttaaaatacagttcactcatcatgaaaaaaattccccaaaccaaaaaaaccccaagactctGTGTGCGTGCACAGGTGGGGAGAGGCGGGAAGAACAGGGGAACAAAGTAAAGCAACAGCACTCTCTTTATTACTTTTGAAGAATGGTAAACCTAAATAGctaattttctgcaaaacttaAACTTTACATCACCACATTTTAATGTGGTATCTAGTTGCAGTTTGTAGTCCAAATAACATAAAGCTGCAAGAACTCCCAGTGTTGAATAAAGACAAGCCCTCCTTTTGGTAGATTTAAGCAAGCTGATAGCCTGGAAAAATTTGACCTAAGTAATTATTTGACTCCTGAGATAATACTGAGAGTTCCTGTAACAAACCCcctaaaataaattgtttcacaaaacttttaagtctaaaaaatgggggaaaagcaGTCAATTTTCTAACTTCCTCCTTACTCACCTCTGTGAAACTGAAGAAGAGTCCTATGCCTCCAACAAATCTCAGCACCATTCCAGAATATTCTTCTATTATAGGTGCACATGGTTGACACTGGCGACTTCTAAAACAATCCTGTAGCAGATACAAACAGTGAATTGCACTCCATTTTCTGATGATACTTCACTGATTGAAAGCATCTAGTTAGCTCTATAAAAGATTGCCAGCCATGGACAAAACTCTATCAGTTTTAAGACACCAAAAAAGCAAGTATATAAATGACAATGGTGTACAACCTTTGCAGGGTGCCTGTGATTATGTTTCCAAGAAGTTAACTAAAAAGCTTAGTATCATTGTAACAACTACTTTACACATTTCTCAAAAACCTCTGCTTTCTGCTACTATGAAAACAATTGTACATATTCGAACAAACACAATGAAGTTTTAAGTTTTTTCATGCTTGAAAAACTTACAGAGGAGCAGGTTTCATTCAGATCAAAAACTCTGAATCCACAACAATTCAGATTTCTCTCAATATCTGTTCTCGCACTGTTGGTGTTATTCCATCCCACCTCTAGAAGTTGACTCTAGAAGgcataagcaaataaatattatAGTAACTGAACTGTTTTGTGTTTCATTGGAAACCAATATGCCAAGCCAAGTAAAACCTTCAGATCTTGAAGTCTAACAGGATAATGTAAAGAATGACTTGAATGTTCAAACAACATGTGTAGCTAATGAAATGGCAGCACCTAGCAGCAGCACATTCATggttataattttcttcctttctttttcctaaaccCAGTAACAGCACTAGTAATGGGACATGCAACTAATCTAACAGCGACCACTCAGACTTTAAACAAAAAGTGTGGTTACATGTAGGAAGCTGATTATTTAGTCACTGTACCCTTGCCTGCTTCTTACACAGTAAGAATTAGTCTCCATACTCCACAGAAGTTGGTTTTACTTTCACACTTAAGGGTCACCTCTGTTCCTAATGTAGTCATGACCTTTTCAGTTACACACGAACAATTCAGTGGCTTTATCATGTTTACATTATGATTATTGTAGATTTCATCAGCTTATCTGGAGTTGCTGAACACATGATATAGTCAAGATATCCTGCTGCTAAACTTGTGACCATAAATCTACATAggaagcttaaaaacaaaacaattaaaaaaaaagacagctgaaaCTAGTTTTAGAACTCAGATGTATGGCTTACTAGCTTCCACAGCCAAGCACTGCCCAAGGGCTAGTCCTTATTTAAAAGGATAATGCTGATCTTCTTAATATATACTCTTCCCATTTTGTGGCAgactatatgtgtgtatatatatatatatataaacatttgtATGTACATATTTATAGTAGTGTGCTATAAATTAACTGAGAAGTCAAGAAACTTTTCTTACCTGCTGTTCCTTGTTTAGTGCCAAACAGGCACAGGAGACAGAAAACTGGACAATAAAGACTAGCAAAAGAATAATCATGTACTGGAAATAGTAGTTAAGGATATACTCTCAAGTTAATTTTACTTTTATAACACATACGCCTAATGGTATTCCTTATTTCATTGGATAACAATAGGTCCTTTAAAACAAAGTAACTATAGAAGTAAATTCTGACTGTGGATGTGGAAAAGATGACCCAAATAATGTTCCCAGAACTCAATCACCATATATTATCACTTTTTGGCTACTACTGTACATAGCTAGTATTTCTGTGTTAGGTGTTTCTTGCCTAGCATGACAATATGAGCAGAGAAGTTAATAAAATGAgctttgagagagaaaaatctacaGCCAATTTCTCCAGCTTTAGGGACTCACATTCTCATTCCAAGATACTTCACTTAAATAAAAGtactaaagaaaatacttttctgggTATTGCatattcagaaatttttttcttcaatgagaTAGTCTTGTCATTAATTACAAAAGGTAACTTTagtctagattaaaaaaaaaaagtgagagttGCTTTTGGAACACAGCCTCACACACTTTTGCACTAATGCATCAGAAAACAGTATAAAACATCAAGAACAAACTTTGATACTAAAGATCATATTTTGAAAGTCGGCCACTGTCTTCACAATTTGGCTCTTGTGTTCAGATGCAGATACTTACCTCATGCAGTTAAAACTGTTGGTAAAGTGGATGTCACTACTTACTCATAGACCAGAaccagaaaaataagaatttccGCTCATGAATCTCTTTTCTCACCAAACTTATCAATTTTGTTATGCAAGGCAGCACCACAAACTGCTTACACAGCATCAGTAAGCATAAAGGGGCAGCAAAGCACACTTTGAAGGCCTGTGCTCATTTCTAGTCTGGGTTCATAATTAAAAGACTAGGtatgaaaagaaaattcttcttGACAGCCTGCATTACCCAGGATGCATTCCTCTGCCAGCTACAACCAGCTCGCTACCTGGAAGTATCACCTTTCTCTACCTTTAAACATTAATAGTTCACATACTCTAGCTTGGTGTAGGGTTGAGCACACAGAAAGAGGTATCTGTGACACAGTGACCCACCATAAAAAGCtctcaaaaaattaaaatattttaattttggaaaggGGAGATGTGAATACTTCTgtcttcaagaaaaaaaggaagctggaATAAAGTTGAACAGGAAGGAAGTTTAATTTAGACTGCACTTGACCAAAATAAGATTGTgaatttctgttctctttctgaAGCACCTTCCACATTAGTCTCAGCAGACAGAGCAGGTTGTTTACATGGCTTGAACCAAGCTGCAATCCATGTAATGCATCAGAAGGATACAAAGAAGAGCAATACTTGATGATGTTTCACCGCACCaatcaaacccactaaggcaataaggaagaggaaaattCCTACTGCAATTGCCACTCCAACAACTCTGAAACTAGAGATGAGGCCGAAGCCGATTCCCCATGCTGCAATTCCAATCAGCAGCAGGCTTACCAGctggaggaaagagaaaacaagaagttAGTCTGCATATTAAAAGAGGCTCAACCTACACACAGCTACATTCTTTACATTGAAGTTGTTATTAGAAAGGtacaatttttctttccagtgcaaagagaagcaaagaagcaCAACCCTAAACAAACCAATCCTCCACTTCATCGTAGAGGTAACTTCAGTTCTACATGTTTTACGGCACACATATTCTTCAATACTGTTAATGTGGAGCTGTCACAATTTAATCTACCTACAAGTCAAGCCACGTCATCTGTGACTGATAGAGACACTGAACTGAATTGCAGATTATAACAGAATTGACAAATACGCTAAAAATCAGACTTGGATTCACAGAATGGAAGAAGAATGAAAATTCCAGGTGTTTTCTGAAACAGAGGcagtgtatttaaagaaaataggaTATATAGTTCCATAGCCCCGAACatgtaaaaaaatgcagtttgccAAAGCTTAGTGTAATCAGGAATACAGCTGTATTAATTCACTAGAGAAGCTTCTACATAGTTGATGATGCAACACAACAGTTAACGAGGTCACACAAAAGTACTTTTTAGACTTCATGTAGTAAAACAATAAAGGTCTCCTGTCTCTGCTAcatatttcttccagaaaatagCTCTACTATGAAGTCAATCTTATTTCAATACCCAAAACACTCTTAGgctgtttccttccttttaaagaTGGTATtcagggaaggcaggcagaatCTGTCCCAGCTAGTTTACTGGGGTTTACTCTTTATATGGGCAGGAAGCTCCAGCCTTTCCTGTTTCCATGccaaaaacacagaacaaaaaaaaaattccaacatgAAAAGCTGCAGACAAATCTGTAATGAGGTACAGCAGGCGGGAAGCAGCAGACAAAGCCAGCCCGGATGTCCAATACACAAGATGTCCAACACTTTTGTTTGAAACAGTTAGACGTATGTCTAACGTATCACCCATTAGGTTCTCTGTTAAATAACACCAATTCCACATGCAAGTTTTAACCAAGTTTCCAAAACCCTGATCTCACCAAAAAATACCCAGAAGTTGTatcgttattaaaaaaaaaccctacaaaacaaAATAGTAAGCGCTTTGTCTGGTCCAACTTCTTGGCTTTATTTGACAACAAATATAGAGCAAGACCTTACACTTGCCCACCAGTTTCCGTTCAAACAAGACAATATCTCATGATGTTTTACTGCTGATCCagaggggtggggaaaaaagaggaaatttctAATCTTATCATTTCAGTATACTTACGCTACAGCAGGGCATTTTTGTTGGGTTTATGTCCATATATTTTTTCAACTTAAGTACCTTTTAGAAGACTGACCTATGTAATGCTGCTTTTGAAACATGGAAATCTAAGATAACATCAAAGTTAGTGAAACAAGTAGTGATGCTCATCATAACCAAAACATAGTGGGTGTTTTTTTCATGTGTTCACACAGGTACACAtctcaaaaaacatttttaacaaaagCCAATAATCCACACGAGAAATGTAAGacagtctgcaagaagaaaaggaggataTGTCATACCTACACCTCTCTCTTAC contains the following coding sequences:
- the TSPAN13 gene encoding tetraspanin-13 yields the protein MVCGGFACSKNCLCALNLLYTLVSLLLIGIAAWGIGFGLISSFRVVGVAIAVGIFLFLIALVGLIGAVKHHQVLLFFYMIILLLVFIVQFSVSCACLALNKEQQSQLLEVGWNNTNSARTDIERNLNCCGFRVFDLNETCSSDCFRSRQCQPCAPIIEEYSGMVLRFVGGIGLFFSFTEILGVWLTYRYRNQKDPRANPSAFL